A genomic region of Pontibaca methylaminivorans contains the following coding sequences:
- a CDS encoding thiamine ABC transporter ATP-binding protein: protein MLKLERAVILSGPFTVEADFSVAEGARVAVMGPSGAGKSTLLEGIAGFRPLRQGRIAWRGADITALVPGKRPVAMLFQDGNLFAHLTIANNVGLGIRPDLRLDRAARARVDAALERVGLAGLGARRPAELSGGQQSRAALARVLVQDRPVLLLDEPFAALGPALKRAMLDLVADLCAEKGTTLLMVSHDPADARRLTPQTIVVDAGIAAPPQPTAELLANPPAMLQDYLGREI, encoded by the coding sequence ATGCTGAAGCTTGAACGCGCCGTGATCCTGAGCGGCCCTTTCACCGTCGAGGCCGACTTTTCGGTCGCGGAAGGGGCGCGGGTCGCGGTGATGGGGCCATCGGGGGCGGGCAAGAGCACCCTGCTCGAGGGGATCGCGGGTTTCCGCCCGCTGCGGCAGGGGCGCATCGCCTGGCGCGGCGCCGATATCACCGCGCTGGTGCCCGGCAAGCGCCCGGTCGCGATGCTGTTCCAGGACGGCAACCTGTTTGCGCATCTCACCATCGCCAACAACGTGGGCCTCGGCATCCGCCCCGACCTGCGGCTTGACCGCGCCGCCCGGGCGCGTGTCGATGCGGCGCTCGAACGGGTCGGGCTTGCCGGGCTGGGCGCGCGCCGCCCGGCCGAGCTTTCCGGCGGCCAGCAGAGCCGCGCCGCGCTCGCCCGCGTATTGGTGCAGGACCGCCCCGTCCTGCTGCTCGACGAGCCCTTCGCCGCGCTCGGGCCGGCGCTCAAGCGCGCCATGCTCGACCTCGTGGCCGACCTCTGCGCCGAAAAGGGCACGACTTTGCTCATGGTCAGCCACGACCCGGCCGATGCGCGCCGCCTCACCCCGCAAACCATTGTGGTGGATGCGGGAATCGCCGCGCCGCCGCAGCCGACGGCAGAACTTCTCGCCAATCCGCCGGCCATGCTGCAGGATTATCTCGGCCGCGAAATCTGA
- the petA gene encoding ubiquinol-cytochrome c reductase iron-sulfur subunit has protein sequence MSHAEHHEGTRRDFLYYATAGAGAVTAGAAIWPLVNQMNPSADVQALSSIQIDISGVSEGTQLTVNYLGKPVFIRHRTQAEIDEAREEDISRLPDQLARNANLPDDAPATDENRAMPDAEQWLVQWGVCTHLGCVPLGDGAGDFDGWFCPCHGSHYDSAGRIRKGPAPENLPIPVVQFVDDTTIQLG, from the coding sequence GTGTCCCACGCAGAACACCACGAAGGCACCCGGAGGGATTTCCTCTATTATGCCACTGCCGGCGCAGGGGCCGTGACCGCAGGTGCCGCGATCTGGCCGTTGGTGAATCAGATGAATCCCTCGGCCGATGTGCAGGCGCTGTCGTCGATCCAGATCGACATCAGCGGCGTCAGCGAAGGCACCCAGCTTACCGTCAATTACCTCGGCAAACCCGTGTTCATCCGCCACCGTACCCAGGCAGAGATCGACGAGGCGCGCGAGGAGGACATCTCGAGACTGCCGGACCAGCTTGCCCGCAACGCGAACCTGCCCGACGATGCGCCCGCAACCGACGAAAACCGCGCCATGCCCGATGCCGAGCAATGGCTCGTGCAATGGGGCGTCTGCACGCATCTCGGCTGCGTCCCGCTTGGCGACGGGGCCGGCGACTTCGACGGCTGGTTCTGCCCCTGCCACGGTTCGCATTACGATTCGGCCGGGCGGATCCGCAAGGGCCCGGCGCCCGAGAACCTGCCGATCCCGGTGGTCCAATTCGTTGACGATACAACGATTCAACTGGGTTGA
- a CDS encoding cytochrome b, protein MSGIPHDRYEAKSRGAKWVESRIPAITLIYDTLMIPTPRNLNWMWIWGIVLAFCLALQIVTGIVLAMHYTPHVDLAFASVEHIMRDVNAGHMLRYLHANGASLFFIAVYAHIFRGLYYGSYKAPREITWIIGMLIFLLMMATGFMGYVLPWGQMSFWGATVITGLFGAIPFIGDALQTWLLGGPSVDNATLNRFFSLHYLLPFVIAGLVIVHIWAFHSTGNSNPTGVEVRRGSRAEADRDTLPFWPYFVIKDFFALALILTVFWAIVGFMPNYLGHPDNYIEANPLVTPTHIVPEWYFLPFYAILRAFTGEVWVVQLASFLTGGIIDAKFFGVIAMFGAIVAIALAPWLDTSRVRSGRFRPMFKWWFALLVIDFFVLMWLGAMPAEEPYASFALIASAYWFFYFLVVLPVLGLIETPAAPPATIEEDFRRHYPGDEAGRTSPESTPAE, encoded by the coding sequence ATGTCTGGAATTCCGCACGATCGTTACGAAGCCAAATCCCGCGGCGCGAAATGGGTCGAAAGCCGCATCCCCGCCATCACGCTGATCTATGACACGCTGATGATCCCGACCCCCCGCAACCTGAACTGGATGTGGATCTGGGGAATCGTCCTGGCCTTCTGCCTTGCACTGCAGATCGTCACCGGCATCGTGCTGGCCATGCATTACACGCCGCATGTGGACCTGGCCTTTGCCTCGGTCGAACATATCATGCGCGACGTGAACGCAGGCCACATGCTGCGCTACCTGCATGCGAACGGCGCCTCGCTGTTCTTCATCGCCGTCTATGCGCATATCTTCCGCGGCCTCTACTACGGCTCCTACAAGGCCCCGCGCGAGATCACCTGGATCATCGGCATGCTGATCTTCCTGCTGATGATGGCGACCGGTTTCATGGGGTATGTGCTGCCCTGGGGGCAGATGTCCTTCTGGGGCGCAACCGTGATCACCGGCCTGTTCGGCGCGATCCCCTTCATCGGCGATGCGCTGCAGACCTGGCTGCTGGGCGGGCCCTCGGTGGACAATGCGACGCTGAACCGTTTCTTCAGCCTGCATTACCTGCTGCCCTTCGTCATCGCCGGGCTGGTGATCGTCCATATCTGGGCCTTCCACAGCACCGGCAACTCGAACCCCACCGGGGTCGAGGTGCGCCGCGGCTCGCGGGCCGAGGCCGATCGCGACACCCTGCCCTTCTGGCCCTATTTCGTGATCAAGGATTTCTTCGCCCTGGCGCTGATCCTGACCGTGTTCTGGGCCATCGTCGGCTTCATGCCGAATTACCTCGGGCATCCCGACAACTATATCGAGGCCAACCCGCTGGTGACGCCCACGCATATCGTGCCGGAGTGGTATTTCCTGCCCTTCTACGCGATCCTGCGCGCCTTTACCGGCGAGGTCTGGGTGGTGCAGCTTGCATCCTTCCTGACCGGCGGCATCATCGACGCCAAGTTCTTCGGCGTGATCGCCATGTTCGGCGCGATCGTGGCCATCGCGCTGGCGCCCTGGCTCGACACGTCGCGGGTGCGCTCGGGGCGGTTTCGGCCGATGTTCAAGTGGTGGTTCGCGCTGCTCGTGATCGACTTCTTCGTGCTGATGTGGCTTGGCGCCATGCCCGCCGAGGAACCCTATGCCAGCTTTGCGCTGATCGCTTCGGCCTACTGGTTCTTCTACTTCCTGGTGGTCCTGCCGGTCCTCGGCCTGATCGAGACCCCGGCAGCCCCGCCGGCCACGATCGAAGAGGACTTCCGCAGGCACTATCCGGGTGACGAGGCTGGCCGCACCAGCCCCGAATCCACCCCGGCCGAATGA
- a CDS encoding cytochrome c1: protein MLRKTAIAAVLAAALVPAAPLLAADENHVTDFSFSFEGPFGKYDQHQLQRGLQIYTEVCAACHGLRYVPLRTLADPGGPAISEDAMRAYAAEIDVYDPEEDDYRPGTPPDHFPTSNDENAPDLSMMAKARAGFSGPYGLGLNQLFKGIGGAEYIASILTGYTGEDKEEAGAILYENTAFPGGWIGMAPPLFDEQVDFADEHPNDLTSMAQDVSAFLMWTAEPKMMARKQAGFTGVLFLAILTVLLFLTNKRLWTPVKHRKDI from the coding sequence ATGTTGAGGAAAACCGCAATCGCTGCCGTTCTGGCCGCTGCGCTCGTCCCGGCCGCGCCGCTGCTGGCGGCGGACGAGAACCACGTCACGGATTTCTCCTTTTCCTTCGAGGGTCCGTTCGGCAAATACGACCAGCACCAGCTGCAGCGCGGCCTGCAGATCTATACCGAGGTCTGCGCGGCCTGCCACGGGCTGCGCTACGTGCCGCTGCGCACGCTCGCCGATCCGGGCGGCCCGGCCATCAGCGAGGACGCGATGCGTGCCTATGCGGCCGAAATCGACGTCTATGATCCCGAGGAAGACGACTACCGTCCCGGCACTCCGCCGGATCACTTCCCCACCAGCAACGACGAGAACGCGCCCGATCTCAGCATGATGGCCAAGGCGCGCGCCGGGTTCAGCGGCCCCTACGGGCTGGGGCTGAACCAGCTGTTCAAGGGGATCGGCGGCGCGGAATACATCGCCTCGATCCTCACCGGCTATACCGGCGAGGACAAGGAAGAGGCCGGCGCCATCCTTTACGAGAACACCGCCTTCCCCGGCGGCTGGATCGGCATGGCACCGCCGCTGTTCGACGAACAGGTGGATTTCGCCGACGAGCATCCCAACGACCTGACCTCCATGGCGCAGGATGTCTCGGCCTTCCTGATGTGGACCGCCGAGCCGAAGATGATGGCGCGCAAGCAGGCCGGATTTACCGGCGTCCTGTTCCTCGCCATCCTGACGGTGTTGCTGTTCCTGACCAACAAGCGCCTCTGGACGCCGGTCAAGCACCGCAAGGACATCTGA
- a CDS encoding YihY/virulence factor BrkB family protein, protein MRVQRSFAEDQITLIAAGIAFYALLALFPAITALVALAGLVLDPVAVVGQMETLSDFLPEEVTEIVIGQATDVAGHQGKGLGIAAIIGLGIALYSASKGVGSLIQGLNVAYEVTETRGFIWRKTLSILLTLVLILGFIIGIGMSLALPAALAVLPFDLRAKYVAAGSGALVMLVFALLSLALIYRFGPSRRTPRESVISVGALIACLIWFVASAGFGIYVSNFASYNESFGSLGGIVILLLWLWLSATAVLLGAEVNAALAGHRRERDEDTSPPAKRAPGT, encoded by the coding sequence ATGCGCGTCCAGCGCAGCTTTGCCGAGGACCAGATCACGCTGATCGCGGCCGGCATCGCCTTTTACGCCCTGCTTGCCCTGTTTCCGGCCATCACCGCGCTGGTGGCGCTGGCGGGGCTGGTGCTCGACCCGGTGGCGGTGGTCGGGCAGATGGAGACGCTGAGCGATTTCCTGCCCGAGGAAGTCACCGAGATCGTGATCGGCCAGGCGACGGATGTGGCGGGGCACCAGGGCAAGGGGCTTGGCATCGCGGCGATCATCGGGCTGGGGATCGCGCTCTATTCGGCCTCGAAAGGGGTCGGCAGCCTGATCCAGGGGCTGAACGTCGCCTATGAGGTCACCGAGACGCGCGGTTTCATCTGGCGCAAGACGCTTTCGATCCTGCTGACGCTGGTGCTGATTCTCGGCTTCATCATCGGCATCGGCATGTCGCTCGCGCTGCCGGCGGCGCTTGCGGTGCTGCCCTTCGACCTGCGCGCGAAATATGTCGCCGCCGGAAGCGGAGCGCTGGTGATGCTGGTCTTTGCCCTGCTGTCGCTGGCGCTGATCTATCGGTTCGGCCCCTCCCGCCGGACCCCGCGCGAAAGCGTGATCTCGGTCGGTGCGCTGATTGCCTGCCTGATCTGGTTCGTCGCCTCCGCGGGCTTTGGAATCTATGTGTCGAATTTCGCATCCTATAACGAAAGCTTCGGCTCGCTCGGCGGGATCGTCATCCTTCTGCTCTGGCTCTGGCTTTCGGCCACGGCGGTGCTTCTGGGGGCCGAGGTGAACGCGGCGCTGGCCGGTCATCGCCGCGAGCGCGACGAGGACACATCGCCCCCGGCAAAGCGGGCGCCCGGAACATGA